In Candidatus Hamiltonella defensa 5AT (Acyrthosiphon pisum), one genomic interval encodes:
- a CDS encoding sulfotransferase, producing the protein MLGPKVITCTGYGGTGSSVVSDLLKEFSNVCSFGNFEFRFLHDPHGLRDLDYGIVQNNNRLTTSYHINNYIKYINFLSKSNVYPYENFFNKKFKKITNEYLRNIINIEWNGFFHQDVISDTSIKKFIYYLERFYQKKILGMKEGGAKIYGKIFNKKMYYSYPREKFYIETRKYLRNLINASNYDLKEYVIFDQLVPPNNTHHYLKYFDDLKIIVIDRDPRDLYLLNKCLWNEKWIPTENIHDYINWFKILREHQKFDQEDKKSVLRLPFEDFIYKYDQTVQKVCDFCCLKSIKHTNKYKYFDPKISKDNTNLKSKYSKYNIEIASIETELVEFCYNFLYK; encoded by the coding sequence ATGTTAGGACCAAAGGTAATCACATGTACTGGTTATGGTGGTACGGGTTCAAGTGTTGTTTCCGATTTACTAAAAGAATTTTCTAATGTTTGTTCATTTGGAAATTTCGAGTTTAGGTTTTTGCACGATCCTCATGGACTTAGAGATTTAGACTATGGGATTGTCCAAAATAATAATCGATTAACTACAAGTTACCATATCAATAACTATATAAAGTATATAAATTTTCTTAGCAAAAGTAATGTTTATCCATATGAGAATTTTTTTAATAAGAAATTTAAAAAAATTACAAACGAATATTTAAGAAATATTATTAATATAGAGTGGAACGGTTTTTTTCATCAAGATGTTATTAGTGATACGTCTATTAAAAAATTTATATATTACCTTGAGAGATTTTATCAGAAAAAAATTCTAGGTATGAAAGAAGGTGGGGCAAAAATTTATGGAAAGATTTTTAATAAAAAAATGTATTATTCTTACCCAAGAGAGAAATTTTATATAGAAACTCGTAAGTATTTGCGAAATTTAATCAATGCATCTAATTACGATTTAAAAGAGTATGTAATATTTGATCAACTTGTTCCACCTAATAATACTCATCATTATTTGAAGTATTTTGACGATTTAAAAATTATTGTTATTGATCGTGATCCTCGTGATTTATATCTTTTAAATAAATGTCTTTGGAATGAGAAGTGGATTCCTACTGAAAATATTCATGACTATATTAACTGGTTTAAAATCCTTAGAGAACATCAAAAATTTGATCAAGAAGATAAAAAAAGCGTTCTACGATTGCCTTTTGAAGACTTCATCTATAAATATGATCAAACAGTACAAAAAGTATGTGACTTTTGTTGTCTTAAAAGCATTAAACATACTAACAAATATAAATATTTTGATCCAAAAATATCAAAAGACAATACAAACTTAAAAAGTAAATATTCTAAATATAATATTGAAATCGCTTCTATCGAAACGGAGCTTGTTGAGTTTTGTTATAATTTTTTATACAAATAA
- a CDS encoding peptidoglycan bridge formation glycyltransferase FemA/FemB family protein — MHILECHYHDNIRLLYNDLIKKSEYDILKCYQVDTQLPNLQKFYTLQINLNENLNDIFKKFAKNTRNEINKCYRDDKLLFLINEKINQKDIVEFIILFNKFNKFKNLGTNVNELEKSLVRKKENIAFFKAVKDNRIVVFNVYFVDNNRARLKCSVSLRGEDGKERNLIGRANRTLHFEAISFFKEKGYKLYDMGGVSLTEDKMGIDSFKSKFGGILFTEW, encoded by the coding sequence TTGCACATTTTAGAATGTCATTATCATGATAATATCAGGCTATTATACAACGACTTAATTAAAAAATCAGAGTATGATATATTAAAATGTTATCAAGTAGATACGCAACTTCCTAATCTCCAAAAATTTTACACGTTACAAATAAATTTAAATGAAAATTTGAATGATATTTTTAAAAAATTTGCAAAAAATACCCGTAATGAAATTAATAAATGTTATCGAGATGATAAATTATTGTTTCTAATAAATGAAAAAATTAATCAGAAAGATATTGTCGAATTTATCATTTTATTTAATAAGTTTAATAAATTTAAAAACCTTGGTACCAACGTTAATGAACTGGAAAAAAGTCTTGTTAGAAAAAAAGAAAATATTGCATTCTTTAAAGCAGTAAAAGATAACAGAATTGTAGTATTTAATGTTTATTTCGTAGACAATAATAGAGCTAGGCTAAAATGTTCTGTTTCTCTTCGTGGAGAAGATGGCAAGGAAAGAAATTTAATTGGCAGAGCCAATCGCACATTACATTTTGAAGCAATTTCATTTTTTAAAGAAAAGGGATACAAGCTTTATGATATGGGTGGCGTTTCACTTACTGAGGATAAAATGGGTATAGATTCATTTAAATCTAAATTTGGCGGAATTTTATTTACAGAATGGTAA
- a CDS encoding glycosyltransferase, protein MKNRIKKLVFLTESMVSAGGVVRVISLWANYFSQMGFNCKILSVIPGKAYFGLEKNINFKIKKYIFKNKILALPINLLLILPILKEAKSSYLIVNKSAYIEPIYFWRKLGFFKNIKLVYFSHGGNNEFETFYMSRRTTKHRVRMIFDVFDDVVCLFKNTDTTPDVVKDEKIKFIFNPCPIPTYIRAANEYDKVVIFVGRVTKKKGVDDLIKAWKIIEPKHKNWKLQIVGDGSDKEECISLAQNLELKNISFYESTNDIVKYLRRSTISILPSLFEGMGLSILEAKSQGCAVISTKTSGGKKLINDMINGILVDISNVQELANKIDLLINDENLRNRIIRQAYSEMNVFDISSIAKSWSQVFKDDI, encoded by the coding sequence ATGAAAAACAGGATTAAAAAATTAGTATTTTTAACTGAAAGTATGGTTAGTGCTGGCGGTGTAGTTCGAGTAATCAGTTTATGGGCTAACTATTTTTCACAAATGGGCTTTAATTGTAAAATACTATCAGTTATTCCTGGTAAAGCATATTTTGGCTTAGAGAAAAATATAAATTTCAAAATTAAAAAATATATTTTCAAGAACAAAATATTAGCTTTACCCATAAATTTGCTCTTAATTCTTCCTATTTTAAAAGAAGCAAAAAGCTCATACCTAATTGTAAATAAATCAGCTTATATAGAACCTATTTATTTTTGGAGAAAATTGGGTTTTTTTAAAAATATTAAGCTTGTTTATTTCTCTCATGGTGGAAATAATGAATTCGAAACATTTTATATGTCTCGCCGTACCACTAAGCATCGAGTTCGCATGATTTTTGATGTATTTGATGATGTAGTCTGTTTATTCAAAAATACCGACACTACACCAGATGTTGTAAAAGATGAAAAAATAAAATTTATTTTTAATCCATGCCCAATCCCAACTTACATAAGAGCAGCGAACGAGTATGATAAAGTTGTAATCTTTGTTGGACGGGTAACCAAGAAGAAAGGCGTTGACGATTTAATAAAAGCTTGGAAAATAATTGAGCCCAAACATAAAAATTGGAAATTACAGATTGTAGGTGATGGATCTGATAAAGAAGAATGCATATCACTAGCTCAAAATTTAGAATTAAAAAATATATCATTTTATGAGTCAACAAATGATATAGTGAAATATCTTAGAAGATCAACAATAAGTATATTACCTTCTTTATTTGAAGGAATGGGATTGAGTATACTTGAAGCAAAATCTCAAGGATGTGCTGTTATTTCAACAAAAACAAGTGGCGGAAAAAAATTAATTAATGATATGATAAATGGTATATTAGTTGATATCTCAAATGTACAAGAATTAGCGAATAAGATTGATCTTTTAATTAATGATGAAAATTTAAGAAATAGAATTATAAGGCAAGCTTATTCAGAAATGAATGTCTTTGATATATCATCCATAGCTAAGAGTTGGTCGCAGGTTTTTAAAGATGATATCTGA
- the tagD gene encoding glycerol-3-phosphate cytidylyltransferase: protein MIKKVITYGTFDLFHVGHIRLLKRLKALGDYLIVVISTDGFNQLKDKKSFFCYEERKEIVESCKYVDLVLPENTWEQKRSDIINNKVNILGIGDDWTGHFDDLNDICEVIYLKRTENVSTTDIKNKLSVITLQKLRELEESVHNIFDIIKAISGANK, encoded by the coding sequence TTGATAAAAAAAGTTATAACATACGGAACATTTGATCTTTTCCATGTAGGGCACATTCGTCTTTTGAAGCGACTAAAAGCACTTGGTGACTATCTGATTGTTGTAATCTCCACTGACGGTTTCAATCAACTTAAAGACAAGAAATCATTTTTTTGCTATGAAGAACGAAAAGAAATAGTTGAATCTTGCAAATATGTTGATTTGGTTCTTCCCGAAAATACATGGGAACAAAAAAGATCAGATATCATTAATAATAAAGTCAACATCCTAGGAATAGGAGATGACTGGACAGGTCATTTTGATGATTTAAATGATATATGTGAAGTTATTTATCTAAAACGAACTGAAAACGTTTCTACAACTGACATAAAAAATAAATTATCTGTCATTACACTTCAAAAACTGCGAGAGCTTGAAGAATCAGTCCACAATATTTTTGATATTATAAAAGCAATATCTGGAGCTAATAAGTAA
- a CDS encoding class I SAM-dependent methyltransferase, with protein MKYTTCNDEDVSKLEVKPFYDDSSVNSLNIHFNNTEIEERENNEFAILKKIFNSYDIKASRIINPGCGTGYACSLAIRLNLNYVGIDFSSQQIALANSLVNKNERIKFINDNFLNISNYLKNGDFVLIQFLLQFFLDKELDLIFKKISKNYKGYLFIEEGVSTLKNRIIIKDHDMKIGHFYNTQYRTIHDFLEIFSKYFFVLEYDFILQNIKTERIDTKYMYFVLKNMFILSILLLLIKESEKYEITFK; from the coding sequence ATGAAATATACAACATGTAATGATGAAGATGTAAGTAAATTAGAGGTTAAGCCTTTTTATGATGATTCCTCAGTAAATTCATTAAATATACATTTTAATAATACCGAAATTGAAGAAAGAGAAAATAATGAATTTGCAATTTTAAAGAAAATTTTCAATTCATATGATATTAAAGCATCTAGGATTATTAATCCGGGATGCGGAACCGGCTATGCTTGCAGTTTAGCGATACGCTTAAATTTAAACTATGTAGGGATCGATTTTAGTAGTCAACAAATAGCGTTAGCTAATTCACTAGTTAATAAAAATGAAAGAATAAAATTTATTAACGACAATTTTTTAAATATTAGTAATTATTTAAAAAATGGGGATTTTGTATTAATTCAATTTTTATTACAGTTTTTTTTAGATAAAGAATTAGATTTAATCTTTAAAAAAATCAGTAAAAATTATAAAGGCTATCTTTTTATAGAGGAAGGTGTGTCTACTTTAAAGAATAGAATCATTATAAAAGATCATGATATGAAGATAGGTCATTTTTATAATACCCAATATAGAACAATTCATGATTTTCTTGAAATTTTTTCAAAATATTTTTTTGTCCTTGAGTATGATTTCATATTACAAAATATAAAAACGGAGAGGATAGATACTAAATATATGTATTTTGTTTTAAAAAATATGTTTATTTTATCCATTTTATTATTATTGATTAAAGAATCAGAAAAATATGAAATTACTTTCAAATAA
- the aepX gene encoding phosphoenolpyruvate mutase yields the protein MSTLSPSYTIDSTNKIPLTHSAQLRQMLLSDELEFLMEAHNGLSARIVREAGFRGIWASGLSISAQFGVRDNNEVSWTQVVDMLEFMVDASNLPILLDGDTGYGNFNNMRRLVRKLEQRGVAGVCIEDKQFPKTNSFINGERQPLADIEEFVGKIKAGKDTQTDSNFSIVARVEALIAGWGMDEALRRAEAYRLAGADAILIHSKLSKSDEIVAFAREWADRGTPLVIVPTRYYSTATDVFRQAGISTVIWANHSVRSAVSAMQSVVKEIYETQTLINVEDRIASVNEIFRLQNAAEYTAAEKIYLSASSSPRVGLVLAASRGARELEPITHDRPKVMLPIAGKSLLRWLVDGFKKEGINDITVVGGYRAENIDNAGIRLVVNQNYATTGELVSLTCAIDKINSEVTICYGDLLFRHYVLRDLLENTAEFCVVVDSSQTSADNRTVRNFVYCTEKDNRGMLGQKVLLKHVTNDLNAVPYEDPLVQGRWIGLLNVSGKGLNRLKIVLTNLRMQPEFNTFGMPELLNALIADGAAIEVLYIHGHWRSVNDLNDFTNAQTPLKNTENLSYKPEIDQ from the coding sequence GTGAGTACTCTTTCCCCTTCTTATACCATCGATTCTACTAATAAAATTCCGTTAACTCATAGTGCGCAATTACGACAAATGTTGTTAAGTGATGAACTTGAATTTCTTATGGAAGCCCACAACGGTTTGTCTGCTCGCATTGTACGTGAAGCCGGTTTTCGTGGGATCTGGGCATCGGGTCTGTCGATTTCAGCACAATTTGGTGTTCGTGATAACAATGAAGTGAGTTGGACCCAAGTAGTTGACATGCTTGAATTTATGGTAGATGCAAGCAATCTACCTATTTTACTGGATGGTGACACAGGTTATGGCAACTTTAATAACATGCGTCGTTTGGTACGAAAGCTTGAGCAACGTGGTGTTGCTGGAGTTTGTATAGAAGATAAGCAATTTCCAAAAACAAATAGTTTCATTAACGGAGAGCGCCAACCTTTGGCCGACATTGAAGAATTTGTTGGAAAAATTAAAGCAGGCAAAGACACTCAAACCGATTCAAATTTTTCTATCGTTGCCCGTGTTGAAGCTTTAATTGCCGGTTGGGGGATGGATGAAGCATTACGCCGTGCGGAAGCTTATCGGCTCGCTGGCGCTGATGCGATATTGATCCACAGTAAACTCTCAAAATCAGATGAGATCGTGGCTTTTGCCCGTGAATGGGCCGATCGCGGCACTCCACTGGTCATTGTTCCAACACGCTACTACAGCACAGCGACCGATGTATTTCGTCAAGCCGGTATTAGTACGGTGATCTGGGCAAACCATTCGGTACGTTCAGCAGTTTCTGCGATGCAAAGCGTAGTTAAAGAAATTTACGAAACTCAAACGTTGATCAATGTAGAAGATCGCATTGCTTCTGTTAACGAAATTTTTCGTTTGCAAAATGCTGCTGAATATACTGCTGCCGAAAAAATTTATTTATCGGCTTCCAGTAGCCCACGTGTGGGGCTTGTGCTGGCTGCTAGTCGTGGGGCGCGTGAACTGGAGCCTATTACTCATGACCGTCCAAAAGTCATGTTACCGATTGCCGGTAAATCATTATTACGTTGGTTGGTCGATGGCTTCAAAAAAGAGGGGATTAATGACATCACGGTAGTCGGTGGTTATCGTGCGGAAAACATCGATAATGCCGGGATTAGATTGGTTGTCAATCAAAATTACGCAACAACCGGTGAATTGGTATCACTAACCTGTGCCATCGATAAAATTAACAGCGAAGTTACTATCTGCTATGGTGATTTATTATTTCGTCATTATGTATTGCGTGATTTGCTTGAAAATACTGCTGAATTTTGTGTCGTCGTTGATTCATCACAAACAAGTGCTGACAATCGTACTGTACGTAACTTCGTTTATTGTACTGAAAAAGATAATCGAGGAATGCTTGGTCAAAAAGTACTACTCAAACATGTCACCAACGATTTAAACGCTGTGCCTTATGAAGATCCTTTGGTACAAGGACGCTGGATTGGTCTACTAAATGTGTCTGGTAAAGGGTTAAACAGATTGAAAATTGTGTTAACGAATCTACGTATGCAACCTGAATTTAATACCTTTGGTATGCCAGAACTACTAAATGCGTTGATTGCAGATGGTGCCGCCATAGAAGTGCTTTATATTCATGGTCATTGGCGTAGTGTGAATGATCTCAATGATTTCACCAATGCACAGACACCGCTAAAAAATACAGAGAATTTGTCATACAAACCGGAGATTGATCAATGA
- the aepY gene encoding phosphonopyruvate decarboxylase, which translates to MIEAHQFVEAARERGFDWYAGVPCSYLTPFINYVLQEPSLRYVSVANEGDAVALIAGVALSGATGLSHRRGIAMMQNSGLGNAVSPLTSLTWTFRLPQLLIVTWRGQPGVADEPQHALMGPITPAILEKMEIPWELFPTEPDAIVPALDRSIAHMDKTGRPYALVMQKGSVASYPLKSSMAVVSTNKTTSCVFSKWRGLEPIFRPSQYQALQKVIEKTPTTSTVVFASTGFCGRVLYAIDDRPNQLYMVGSMGCVVPLALGFALARPDLRVVILDGDGAALMRMGAFATVGAYGLSNIQHLLLDNGVHNSTGGQATVSPHLSFAGVATACGYASSLETDDIEEIDTWLSSVPSAGPRFACLLTRIAMPKNLPRPSMTPVDVKTRLMRHIAVTGAN; encoded by the coding sequence ATGATTGAAGCGCATCAATTTGTTGAAGCAGCGCGCGAAAGGGGCTTTGACTGGTATGCTGGTGTGCCCTGCTCCTATCTAACCCCTTTTATCAATTATGTATTGCAGGAACCATCTCTACGTTATGTATCTGTGGCTAATGAAGGTGATGCTGTTGCGTTGATTGCTGGCGTTGCACTCTCCGGAGCAACTGGGCTATCTCACCGACGTGGTATTGCGATGATGCAAAATTCAGGACTGGGTAACGCAGTCAGTCCTTTAACTTCGTTGACTTGGACATTTCGTTTGCCACAGTTACTGATCGTTACCTGGCGTGGTCAACCCGGTGTTGCTGACGAGCCACAGCATGCATTGATGGGGCCGATTACACCCGCAATACTGGAAAAGATGGAGATCCCTTGGGAATTATTTCCCACCGAGCCTGATGCCATAGTCCCAGCCTTAGATAGATCGATAGCTCATATGGACAAAACGGGACGACCCTATGCGTTAGTCATGCAAAAGGGAAGTGTAGCCTCTTATCCGCTTAAATCCAGTATGGCTGTAGTGTCGACTAATAAAACAACTTCCTGTGTATTTTCGAAATGGCGAGGCCTTGAGCCTATATTTAGGCCATCACAATATCAAGCCTTACAAAAAGTAATTGAAAAAACACCAACCACTTCGACAGTGGTTTTTGCATCAACGGGATTTTGTGGGCGGGTATTGTATGCCATCGACGATCGACCTAACCAGTTATATATGGTCGGATCAATGGGTTGTGTGGTACCGTTAGCACTCGGATTTGCTTTGGCACGCCCGGATTTAAGAGTGGTGATACTTGATGGTGATGGTGCAGCATTAATGCGGATGGGAGCATTCGCCACTGTGGGTGCTTATGGTTTATCGAACATACAGCATCTATTACTTGACAATGGTGTCCATAACTCAACCGGAGGGCAAGCAACAGTGTCACCTCATCTTTCATTTGCGGGTGTTGCTACGGCCTGTGGGTATGCGTCATCACTTGAAACGGATGATATTGAAGAAATCGATACTTGGCTAAGTTCAGTACCCTCAGCTGGTCCCCGTTTTGCCTGCCTCTTGACAAGGATAGCCATGCCTAAAAATTTACCCCGTCCCTCTATGACTCCTGTTGATGTAAAAACACGGTTGATGCGACATATTGCGGTTACTGGAGCTAACTAA
- a CDS encoding aminotransferase class V-fold PLP-dependent enzyme, translating into MLLLNPGPVTLTEYVRNSLLQPDLCHRESEFFDLQDEIKKRILAIYELDPAQWAAILITGSGTAAVESMLAGLVPETGRLLIVENGVYGERIAQISAQYGIMYKRIVGDWMQGLNLDVITSELDSTLKDQRFSHLAVVHHETTTGRLNDLPSLSKLCCERGVKLLVDAVSSFGAEQLNFSDESLIGIAATANKCLHAVPGVSFVVVRRTAICQATSRTYYLDLKRLIHLQDQRDTPFTPAIHAYYSLAAALCELEEQGGRRTRYQNYSALSEQVLIGMKALGIEPVVPISQSSVVLRAYHLPTGLTYAKLHDALKAEGFVIYAGQRDLSKTLFRISTMGDLNSADIDRLLKGVAKVINELKIY; encoded by the coding sequence ATGCTATTACTAAACCCTGGCCCTGTAACATTAACGGAATATGTACGTAACAGTTTGTTGCAGCCTGATTTGTGTCATCGTGAAAGCGAATTTTTTGATTTGCAAGATGAGATAAAAAAACGGATTTTAGCAATTTATGAGTTAGATCCGGCTCAATGGGCAGCGATATTAATAACAGGTTCAGGTACTGCGGCTGTTGAAAGCATGTTGGCGGGGTTAGTTCCTGAAACAGGTCGCTTGCTCATTGTCGAAAATGGTGTCTATGGTGAGCGTATTGCACAAATCTCTGCTCAATACGGTATTATGTATAAAAGGATCGTCGGAGATTGGATGCAGGGGCTTAACCTCGATGTGATTACCTCGGAGCTTGATTCTACACTTAAAGATCAACGTTTCAGTCACTTAGCGGTAGTACATCACGAGACTACTACAGGGCGGCTTAATGATTTGCCATCGCTAAGCAAATTATGTTGTGAACGGGGCGTTAAGTTACTTGTCGACGCGGTCAGCAGTTTCGGTGCGGAGCAATTAAATTTCTCCGACGAAAGCCTAATCGGTATCGCGGCAACGGCTAACAAATGTCTACATGCTGTGCCAGGGGTTTCATTCGTGGTAGTACGTCGTACTGCTATCTGTCAGGCAACCAGTCGTACTTATTATCTTGACCTTAAGCGATTGATTCATTTGCAAGATCAACGCGATACACCGTTCACACCTGCTATACATGCCTATTATTCGCTAGCGGCAGCGCTGTGTGAACTCGAGGAACAGGGAGGCCGAAGAACTCGTTACCAAAATTATTCAGCACTGTCCGAACAGGTACTGATAGGGATGAAGGCTCTCGGAATTGAGCCAGTCGTACCCATTTCTCAGTCATCAGTAGTGTTACGTGCCTACCATTTACCAACAGGGCTGACGTATGCCAAGTTACATGATGCATTGAAAGCAGAAGGTTTTGTGATTTATGCAGGACAAAGGGATTTATCAAAAACACTATTTCGAATTTCTACGATGGGTGATCTGAATTCAGCTGATATCGATCGGCTGTTGAAAGGCGTAGCTAAAGTAATAAATGAACTAAAAATATATTAA
- a CDS encoding CDP-glycerol--poly(glycerophosphate) glycerophosphotransferase produces the protein MKYLFNYIFCFFLPLLYRPKKKLVIFTFDKNNIKFNSKALFEYSLKKNIFDVRYIINDDKLRKKLILKYGDKFLTTKKIKDIIIISNAKVWVTDGSFPLKTPFGHKIRILINLWHGIPLKKVGIMGYSGLQKLRIFLTLKMFAKHYNLFSTTSSNLSSIYSKSFLINDKKIKPFGQPRNDSLFVSHYSINDYISDLPKYERIILYAPTWRVGLYGNDWVGEDTKFFPFSDFNQDILEEYLKKNNILLCLRPHHLQKIEIKNSEWIKNFSSDVCNEVMDVIAKFDLLVTDYSSIYFDFLILNKPVLFLPYDLKLYENNVGLNFDYQNVTPGPKPTSQSEFIYEISKLLDDESYYKTERHKTNNFFNEIKYGSCQKIHKFIIENLD, from the coding sequence ATGAAATATCTATTTAATTATATTTTTTGCTTTTTTTTACCTTTATTATATCGCCCCAAAAAAAAATTGGTAATTTTTACATTTGATAAAAACAATATTAAATTCAACTCTAAAGCATTGTTTGAATATTCACTCAAAAAGAACATCTTTGATGTCAGATATATTATAAATGACGATAAATTAAGAAAAAAACTTATTTTAAAATATGGTGATAAATTTTTAACAACTAAAAAGATAAAAGATATAATAATAATATCAAATGCAAAAGTTTGGGTTACAGATGGTAGTTTCCCTCTTAAAACACCATTTGGGCATAAGATTAGAATTTTAATTAATTTATGGCATGGTATTCCTCTGAAAAAAGTAGGTATTATGGGGTACTCAGGTTTACAAAAATTAAGAATCTTTTTAACCCTAAAAATGTTTGCAAAACATTATAATTTATTTTCTACAACGAGCTCAAATTTATCATCAATTTATTCAAAAAGTTTCTTAATTAATGATAAAAAAATAAAGCCATTCGGGCAACCAAGAAATGATAGCTTATTTGTAAGCCATTATTCTATCAATGATTATATTTCTGATTTACCCAAATACGAAAGAATTATCTTATATGCTCCGACATGGAGAGTGGGACTCTACGGTAATGACTGGGTTGGTGAAGATACTAAGTTTTTTCCATTTTCAGACTTTAATCAAGATATTCTTGAAGAGTACTTAAAAAAGAACAATATTTTACTTTGCTTAAGACCACATCATTTACAAAAAATAGAGATAAAAAATTCAGAATGGATTAAAAATTTTTCATCAGATGTTTGTAACGAGGTGATGGATGTCATAGCGAAATTTGATCTATTAGTAACGGATTATTCAAGCATTTATTTTGATTTTTTAATATTAAATAAACCTGTCTTATTCTTACCGTACGATTTAAAATTGTACGAAAATAACGTGGGTTTAAACTTTGATTATCAAAATGTTACACCTGGTCCAAAACCCACAAGTCAGAGTGAATTTATCTATGAAATATCTAAACTATTAGATGATGAATCCTATTATAAAACTGAAAGACATAAAACTAATAATTTTTTTAATGAGATAAAATATGGAAGTTGTCAAAAAATACACAAATTTATTATTGAAAATTTGGATTAA
- a CDS encoding EpsG family protein encodes MISEYSPTFLLNLSLIYLLIAVFCAIIKNNSFSIFVSLLLIIIYVTLFGLRDYSIGSDTRDYVENFLYNNNNFEPLFVVITSLIQLITSNPTAYLLILSLIYGVNIFFAYIIFGKNVKSHITIFIWFLLFSLAPLLGIINYFRQPISISFFFLGLAVYLNKKKINFLSGFLFIFSTLIHYSNIIFLLLLVFSRFINLKAIFFIFIIALLLFLDDFGLFIINKYGDYHIVQKTLAKHIHFNAKRSISTIHMYIFLYFSHLLIFLYFYKYRINNKIYTDLLKLYVLILSVSVFLSFNREMAIRIYVPLQYILPILYMHIYTHIKQKLTFSLLFISYGLFYFCYILNRPWFTDQFSGNIN; translated from the coding sequence ATGATATCTGAATATAGTCCAACTTTTTTATTAAATTTATCGTTAATTTATTTATTAATAGCTGTTTTTTGTGCAATAATTAAAAACAATTCTTTTTCTATATTTGTTTCCTTATTATTAATAATAATATATGTGACATTATTTGGGCTGCGTGATTACTCAATTGGTTCAGATACCAGAGATTATGTAGAAAATTTTCTTTACAATAACAATAATTTTGAACCCTTATTTGTAGTTATAACTTCGTTAATTCAATTAATTACTAGTAATCCAACTGCATACTTACTGATTTTATCATTAATTTATGGGGTAAATATATTTTTTGCGTATATCATATTTGGTAAAAATGTAAAATCTCATATAACCATATTTATATGGTTTCTTTTATTTAGTCTAGCACCGCTTCTTGGAATAATTAATTATTTTAGACAACCTATCAGTATTTCATTTTTTTTTTTAGGGTTGGCTGTTTATTTAAATAAAAAAAAAATAAATTTCCTTTCGGGTTTTCTATTTATATTTTCTACACTTATCCATTATTCAAACATTATTTTTTTACTGTTATTAGTATTCTCTAGATTTATAAATCTTAAAGCAATATTTTTTATTTTTATTATTGCATTGTTATTGTTCTTAGATGATTTTGGACTGTTTATAATAAATAAATATGGAGATTACCATATAGTACAAAAAACATTGGCCAAACATATACATTTTAATGCGAAACGTTCAATATCGACCATACATATGTATATTTTTTTATATTTTTCCCATCTGTTAATTTTCTTGTATTTTTACAAATATAGAATAAATAATAAAATATATACAGATTTATTAAAGTTATATGTGTTAATATTATCAGTATCTGTTTTTCTATCATTTAATAGAGAGATGGCTATCAGAATCTATGTTCCGTTGCAGTATATACTCCCGATACTTTATATGCATATATATACACATATAAAACAAAAATTAACATTCAGCCTATTATTTATAAGCTATGGGTTATTCTATTTTTGTTATATTTTAAACCGTCCTTGGTTCACAGATCAATTTTCAGGCAATATCAATTGA
- a CDS encoding LicD family protein codes for MTIEKSVLRQAQLLLLEGLKEIDRICNKHNINCWIDSGTLLGAKRHGGFIPWDDDIDILTLLFE; via the coding sequence ATGACAATAGAAAAATCAGTACTACGACAAGCACAATTACTTTTATTGGAAGGTTTAAAAGAAATAGATCGGATTTGTAATAAACACAATATTAATTGTTGGATTGATAGCGGAACATTATTAGGAGCCAAAAGACATGGCGGATTTATACCATGGGATGATGATATTGATATATTAACCTTACTGTTCGAGTAA